Proteins encoded within one genomic window of Apis mellifera strain DH4 linkage group LG1, Amel_HAv3.1, whole genome shotgun sequence:
- the LOC409062 gene encoding COP9 signalosome complex subunit 2 produces MSDGEDDFMCEEEEDYGLEYSEDSNSEPDVDLENQYYNSKALKEDDPKAALQSFQKVLDLEGGEKGEWGFKALKQMIKINFKLGNYKEMMARYKQLLTYIKSAVTRNHSEKSINSILDYISTSKNMELLQDFYETTLDALKDAKNDRLWFKTNTKLGKLYFDRSDFNKLAKILKQLHQSCQTDDGEDDLKKGTQLLEIYALEIQMYTAQKNNKKLKTLYEQSLHIKSAIPHPLIMGVIRECGGKMHLREGEFERAHTDFFEAFKNYDESGSPRRTTCLKYLVLANMLMKSGINPFDSQEAKPYKNDPEILAMTNLVVSYQNNDINQFELILKQNRNNIMDDPFIREHIEDLLRNIRTQVLIKLIKPYTRIYIPFISKELNIDVSEVESLLVSCILDSTIRGRIDQVNQVLELDKKSVCAARYNALDKWTGQLHSLHLTIVNKMS; encoded by the exons atgtcAGATGGTGAAGATGATTTTATGtgcgaagaggaagaagattaTGGTCTT gaaTACTCTGAAGATTCGAATTCAGAACCTGATGttgatttagaaaatcaatattataatagtaaagCCTTAAAAGAAGATGATCCAAAGGCAGCTTTACAAAGTTTTCAAAAAGTTTTGGATttggagggaggagagaaaggtgAATGGGGTTTCAAAGCTTTGAagcaaatgataaaaattaattttaaattg ggtaattataaagaaatgatggcacgatataaacaattattaacttatattaaaagtGCAGTTACCAGAAATCATTcagaaaaatctataaattctatattagattatattagtACCTCAAAAAAT atggaattattacaagatttttatgaaactaCTTTAGATGCATTAAAAGATGCTAAAAATGATAGGTTATGGTTTAAAACTAATACAAAGTTAGGAAAGTTATATTTTGATCGatcagattttaataaattagcaaaaatattaaaacaacttCATCAAAGTTGTCag actGATGATGGGgaagatgatttaaaaaaaggaacacaacttttagaaatttatgcattagaaatacaaatgtatacagcacaaaaaaataataaaaaattgaagactTTATATGAACAGAGTTTACATATTAAAAGTGCTATACCACATCCATTAATAATGGGAGTTATTAGag aatgtgGAGGAAAAATGCATTTAAGAGAAGGTGAATTTGAAAGAGCTCATACTGATTTCTTTGaagcttttaaaaattacgatgAATCTGGATCCCCAAGACGTACtacatgtttaaaatatttagttttagCAAAcat gCTCATGAAATCTGGTATTAATCCGTTTGACTCCCAGGAAGCAAAACCGTATAAAAATGATCCAGAGATTTTGGCAATGACAAATTTAGTAGTCAgttatcaaaataatgatattaatcaatttgaattaattttaaaacaaaatagaaataacataATGGATGATCCTTTTATAAGAGAGCATATCGAAGATTTATTACGTAATATACGCACAcag gttttaatcaaattaattaaaccatacactagaatttatattccttttataAGTAAAGAGTTAAATATTGATGTATCAGAGGTTGAAAGTCTTTTAGTATCTTGTATTTTGGATAGTACAATTCGTGGTCGAATTGATCAg GTGAATCAAGTACTcgaattggataaaaaatcAGTATGTGCAGCGCGCTATAATGCTCTTGATAAGTGGACAGGTCAGTTACATTCTTTGCATTTAactatagtaaataaaatgtcGTAG
- the LOC413118 gene encoding neuroblastoma-amplified sequence: protein MVNSNELSNKPILYELLEYFIRKQEPELIKCKNDTIILPTTGTIKNALRYLNNRYSLPESISQQISLTLPWKFAIGDHGRLLAILQENIIEIRKAKDEYSSIIGKASVPKDAFPQWRKLTWSPDGSLLVLASSNGYISFYNALGNNIFNINPKTISQNPNILEAGDSIASMIFLKPKTKSEKYSYEFLLITYSGLLRSYYILTINEFEANYEFSFGTFYKNGINAVTYDEKHNLFYVAGNTITQKLMSTASDSGLTSWRPLNEYPYCKLSFIFDDQSKTKSRFSIWNIIPTLNLQPESIIFKIKISPNSKFLTCLHTDGSISLWRLPTLFMQKKWKLSEQPDFNIPNPLGHARSKKFPPGVTEFHPIDIGWWSDEAIIIARCSGSTSVCSINNLKNLLGASPEFLAGQPQIYELCSDRGFLCLDCETYITSKKRNRESNTDCQTLEFPSESGEENGEDELEPISILNYTTSLIQSTLYSITDIEKFQPKKKKSKVLFRTYRILGLKSTTPEELYSRKIDIEEYEEALALANMYNLDTDLVYQTQWRKSELSLNAIQKHLSKVTKRSWVLHECITRVPDTIEAARELLNFGLKGANLETLLAIGTCDNGKFVIDNIDEDWNEMNEANVNLRQLQKINQILEKIDIKYLSEAQKDLIKYRRKLLDHLDKLLTYEIILNSSLKYDKNFYEEFRQFSAIENAIKFAKNGNCREVEIMFIYYGEYILPHWLAIINFFPETLNPLKYKKLLPECDINGQLFLLNRRELRQKDWVERTEFNEIINLENNDKSQLLYDYDPSLSVYRNTLLTPELLQNWYESRAYQIERNSCMVDNALQLIKIAKSHNITGLDNLLLDLETLDDLIYKVYLEDLSLDQLQKLSNLEKIKLLMSMTTEKTFVNDIKNFVLPFIKRRHQYLGGELQKHLFSDYLISTSKDNLKLSVKFFEYLKQSCDNEILQMIENIVTLALDCIYACNDPNMYETAICIVDSIAKDRDVKKTNTMNILLEELEKELECTKILNKYSVKTTLNSLQKIKNNPEAAKQLLIQMARSLNKRISPSDEKQWAQLLNEMLEIHSLIFTCIDTEICFEICVSARLVSGVKSNIQNCANLIETKKNEQSLLKVSYEKTVNLILDASKEYFNSSKSLIDFNMELAKTCLHLIEDDNAQIKEEYDLINSLQILNEFNINILPLQVRLMQDRLQLIKDCLNKREDAHRSRQRLLTLANYLRIERNNSRMREGKVLELIAKKALEVKDFNVCAATCQQLIQNNYISAWTVALELGFCEDYEDLKTRQKYLWFAINNGSNDILSKALDQIHLIEIQIIHKNLELWIPADSPSDDFNDADSEEEFIDALTTPQVETKEFVPKVLETSTEIVKTSANIMKGSTFNLIKIISDTNFWKSKLKFNFSNNQDNDTGNENYIYDDDVQSFPCFYEDLHKNCKISNFDTKYTNYSMPDIQITQLKCCRALLRITMLNESSCCGLEVSDINHLFLECAKYTIQQDWLLGMAYLFSVQKNYISEVHNILTEFPQIELYIQTLMYYYCLELYKTLHKNFENLYLYSPLSLIWKMMSVIHKCKESDIYESFKYLQTCFFKRYGIKNITFFEINQEIEDNSKVEDYKERDKFNISLSQNSNQSIEKLKEEKISTENLQYDNRLTRNVSESNDKNDVEWTDNWGNFSDEDVIENVANGKSTLNQKMYIENISLTKDIGECVTEKERFEAFEKIFNKIQNIDHFYEVKKLLLQWPKFEDSEYIKVDKHPILKMMKIVNIYIVEKEKNKHNKQIFEEYKELIKTLSSTNVLKEFLNMEEIPLEHAIYIRLDIDNSEFHEEAINILKEKHEEIILSAPILEMLFLKNLTATFDPNHEIFNRIIEHVFINRSLTNVKENAEILVQELKKKNQIAYALYIIKLMEDIPPSLCTFSTCFELLMRK from the exons atggttAATTCCaatgaattatcaaataaaccaatactttatgaattattagaatattttattcgaaaacaaGAACCAGAATTAATA aaatgtaaaaatgataCTATAATATTGCCTACAACAGgaacaataaaaaatgcaCTTAGATATCTTAATAACAGATATTCTTTACCAGAAAGTATATCACAACAAATTAGTCTTACTCTACCATGGAAGTTTGCAATTGGAGATCATGGACGTTTGCTTGCTATTttgcaagaaaatattatagagaTTCGAAAAGCAAAAGATGAATATTCTTCCATTATTGGAAAAGCTTctg taCCAAAAGATGCTTTTCCACAGTGGCGCAAATTAACATGGAGTCCAGATGGATCACTTTTAGTATTAGCATCTAGCAAtggttatatttctttttacaatgccttgggaaataatatttttaatattaatccaaaAACTATATCCCAAAACCCCAATATTTTAGAAGCTGGAGATTCAATAGCTTCTATGATATTTCTTAAGCCAAAGacaaaatctgaaaaatattcttatgaatttctattaattacatatagtGGTTTGCTtagatcatattatattttaacaattaatgaatttgaagcaaattatgaattttcttttggtACTTTTTATAAGAATGGAATAAATGCTGTTACTTATGACGAAAAACATAACTTATTTTATGTTGCTGGAAATACAATAACACAGAAATTAATG tcaACAGCTTCAGATAGTGGATTGACATCATGGCGACCTCTGAATGAATAtccatattgtaaattatcatttatttttgatgatcAATCAAAAACTAAATCACGATTTTCtatatggaatattattcCTACACTAAATTTACAACCAGAATCaatcatattcaaaataaaaatttcaccaaatagtaaatttttaacatgttTACATACGGATGGTTCAATATCTTTATGGAGATTACCAACTTtgtttatgcaaaaaaaatggaaattatcaGAACAGCCAGATTTCAATATACCCAATCCCTTAGGACATGcaagatcaaaaaaatttccaccAGGTGTTACTGAATTCCATCCAATAGATATTGGTTGGTGGTCTGATgag gcAATTATAATTGCAAGATGTTCAGGATCTACTTCTGTATGTTCTATAAACAATCTAAAGAATCTTTTAGGCGCAAGTCCTGAATTTTTAGCTGGACAACCTCAAATATATGAACTTTGTTCAGATCGAGGCTTTTTATGCCTAGATTGTGAAACATACATAACAAGTAAAAAACGAAATAGAGAATCTAATACAGATTGTCAAACATTAG aatttcctTCAGAAAGTGGAGAAGAAAATGGAGAAGATGAATTAGAACCAattagtatattaaattatacaacaaGTTTAATTCAAAGTACCTTATACTCTATTactgatattgaaaaatttcagcctaagaaaaaaaaatcaaaagtatTGTTTAGAACATATAGAATTCTTGGACTTAAAAGTACAACACCTGAAGAActttattcaagaaaaatcgatatagag gAATATGAGGAAGCATTGGCTTTggcaaatatgtataatttagatACAGACTTGGTATATCAAACACAATGGCGAAAATctgaattatcattaaatgctATTCAAAAACATTTGAGTAAAGTTACAAAAAGATCTTGGGTTTTACATGAATGCATTACTCGAGTTCCAGACACTATCGAAGCAGCAAGAGAATTGTTGAATTTTGGATTAAAAGGTGCTAATTTGGAAACTTTGCTAGCAATTGGAACTTGtgataatggaaaatttgtaatagaTAATATCGATGAAGATTGGAATGAAATGAATGAAgctaatgtaaatttaagacagttacaaaaaataaatcagatacttgaaaaaattgatataaaatatttatctgaaGCTcagaaagatttaattaaatatagaagaaaactGCTAGATCATTTAGATAAATTACTcacatatgaaattattttaaattcttctttgaagtatgacaaaaatttttatgaagaatTTCGGCAATTTTCAGCTATTgaaaatgcaattaaatttgcgaaaaatggaaattgtcGAGAAGttgaaattatgtttatatattatggcGAATATATACTACCTCATTGGTTAGCAATTATTAACTTCTTCCCAGAAACTTTAAAtccattgaaatataaaaaacttttaccaGAATGTGATATTAATggacaattatttttactcaATCGACGTGAATTACGACAAAAAGATTGGGTTGAAAGAACTGAATTCAatgagataattaatttagaaaataatgataaatcacAATTACTTTACGATTATGATCCATCATTATCTGTATATAGAAACACTTTACTTACACCAGAATTGCTACAAAATTGGTACGAGTCACGAGCTTatcaaattgaaagaaatagttGTATGGTTGATAAtgctttacaattaataaagattgctAAATCACATAATATTACTGGTTTAGACAATTTATTGCTAGATTTGGAAACCTTAGATgatcttatttataaagtttatctAGAAGATTTGTCTTTAgatcaattacaaaaattatctaatttagaaaaaattaaactattaatgAGTATGACTACTGAAAAAACTTTTgtgaatgatataaaaaattttgtattaccatttataaaaagaaggcATCAATATCTAGGTGGGGAATTACAAAAACATTTGTTTagtgattatttaatatccactagcaaagataatttaaaattatctgtcaagttttttgaatatttaaaacaatcttgtgataatgaaattcttcaaatgaTAGAGAATATTGTGACTTTAGCATTAGATTGCATATATGCTTGTAATGATCCTAATATGTACGAAACAGCAATATGTATTGTAGATTCCATCGCTAAAGATCGTGATGTAAAAAAGACAAATACTATGAACATTTTATTAGAAGAGCTTGAGAAAGAACTTGAATgcactaaaattttaaataaatatagtgtTAAAACTACATTAAattcattacaaaaaattaaaaataatcctgaAGCTGCAAAACAACTTCTAATTCAAATGGCaagaagtttaaataaaag aatatcaCCTTCAGATGAGAAACAATGGGCTCAACTATTGAATGAAATGTTAGAAATTCATAGTCTAATTTTTACATGCATTGATACAGAAATATGTTTTGAAATATGTGTATCAGCACGATTGGTATCAGGAGTTAAatctaatatacaaaattgtgctaatttaattgaaactaAGAAAAACGaacaatcattattaaaagtgTCTTATGAAAAAACAGTGAATTTAATCTTAGATGCtagtaaagaatattttaatagttctaaatctttgattgattttaatatggaGTTAGCTaa aacttGCCTTCATCTAATTGAAGATGATAATGcacaaataaaagaagaatatgatCTTATTAATTCActtcaaattttgaatgaattcaatatcaatatattaccACTTCAAGTACGATTAATGCAAGAtagattacaattaataaaagattgtttaaataaacgaGAAGATGCTCATAGAAGTCGTCAAAGATTATTAACATTAGCAAATTATTTACGAATAGAAAGGAATAATAGCAGAATGCGAGAAGGAAAAGTTTTggaattaattgcaaaaaaagcACTCGAG gtaaaagattttaatgttTGCGCTGCTACTTGTCaacaattaatacaaaataattacatttctgCCTGGACAGTTGCTTTAGAATTAGGATTTTGTGAAGATTATGAAGATCTAAAAACtagacaaaaatatttgtggtTCGCAATAAACAATGGATCGAATGATATATTAAGCAAAGCATTAGATCAGAtacatttaatagaaatacaaataatacataaaaatttagaattatggATACCCGCTGATTCACCATCCGATGATTTTAATGATGCAGATagtgaagaagaatttatagaTGCATTAACTACT CCTCAAGTAGAAACTAAAGAATTTGTTCCTAAAGTTTTAGAAACTTCTACCGAAATAGTGAAAACTTCTGCAAACATAATGAAAGGctcaacttttaatttaataaaaattattagtgatacaaatttttggaaatctaaattaaaatttaatttttctaataatcaaGATAATGATAcaggaaatgaaaattatatatatgatgatgATGTTCAAAGTTTTCCATGTTTTTATGAAGActtacataaaaattgtaaaatcagtaattttgatacaaaatatacaaattattctatGCCAGATATACAAATTACCCAGCTCAAATGCTGTCGTGCTCTTTTAAGAATTACTATGTTAAATGAGTCTTCTTGTTGTGGCTTAGAAGTGAGTGATATTAACCATT taTTCTTAGAATGTGCAAAATATACTATACAACAAGATTGGTTACTAGGTATGGCATATTTATTTagtgtacaaaaaaattatatatcagaagtgcataatattttaacagaatttccacaaatagaattatatattcaaactcTAATGTACTATTATTGTTTGGAATTGTACAAaactttacataaaaattttgaaaatttatatttatatagtccATTGAGTTTAATATGGAAAATGATGAGTGTAATACATAAATGCAAAGAATCTGATATTTatgaatcatttaaatatttacaaacatGTTTCTTCAAAagatatggaataaaaaatataacattttttgaaataaatcaagaaatagAAGATAATAGTAAAGTTGAAGActataaagagagagataaatttaatatttcacttagtcaaaattcaaatcaatcaattgaaaaattgaaagaagaaaaaatttccacagaaaatttgcaatatgaTAACAGACTAACACGAAACGTGTCTGaatctaatgataaaaatgatgtaGAATGGACCGATAATTGGGGAAATTTTTCAGATGAAGATGTAATAGAAAATGTAGCAAATGGAAAAAGTacgttaaatcaaaaaatgtatatagaaaatatttctcttacaAAAGATATAGGAGAATGTGTAACAGAAAAAGAACGCTTTGAagcttttgaaaaaatatttaataaaatacaaaatattgatcatttttatgaagtgaaaaaattattgttgcaATGGCCAAAATTTGAAGattctgaatatataaaagttgataaacatccaattttaaaaatgatgaaaatagttaatatttatatcgtggaaaaagaaaaaaataaacataataaacaaatttttgaagaatataaggaattaataaaaacattatcttCAACAAAT gTACTCAAGGAATTCTTGAACATGGAAGAAATTCCTCTTGAACatgcaatttatattagattggATATTGATAATTCAGAATTTCATGAAGaagcaataaatattcttaaagaaaaacatGAA gaaATCATATTATCAGCACCAATAttagaaatgttatttttgaaaaatttgacagCGACTTTCGACCCAAAtcacgaaatatttaatcgaatcattgaacatgtatttataaatcgatCCTTAACAAATGTAAAGGAAAATGCAGAAATTCTTGtgcaagaattaaagaaaaaaaatcaaattgcttatgctttgtatataattaaattaatggaaGATATACCGCCATCTTTATGTACATTTAGTACTTGTTTCGAACTTTTgatgagaaaataa